Proteins from a genomic interval of Amphiura filiformis chromosome 9, Afil_fr2py, whole genome shotgun sequence:
- the LOC140160863 gene encoding LOW QUALITY PROTEIN: amidophosphoribosyltransferase-like (The sequence of the model RefSeq protein was modified relative to this genomic sequence to represent the inferred CDS: inserted 1 base in 1 codon), producing MAGCSCGGSAWGGSSSVDYYYGEDGSEGTETGLREACGVFGCVAANDWPTQLDVAQLISLGLIGLQHRGQESAGIITSHGGSKFRKHKGMGLVSTIFYDDVLKKLHGNLGIGHXRYSTAGGSELVNCQPLDVETIHGRIAVAHNGELINATSLRKQVLNHGVGLSSTSDSELMTQLLALSPPDGEPNGPNWVARIRQLMNQTPMAYALLIMHEGSIYAVRDPYGNRPLCIGRLISHAVYPGEKNGECEGWVVSSESCCFQSIGATYYREVQPGEIVQISKDGVKTLGIVPRESKAPPAFCIFEYVYFSRPDSIYEGQMVYSVRQRCGRRLALEAPVDADLVSTVPESATPAALGYSQQSGIPYIEVLTKNRYVGRTFIQPSTRLRQLGVAKKFGALTENFMGKRIVLIDDSIVRGNTISPIIKLLKLAGAKEVHIRVASPPVKFPCYMGINIPTKDELVANRFDAASLAKHFGADSIVYLTVDGLKAAVTEGIPKNKDNKQHKSLHCTACLTGEYPVDLDW from the exons ATGGCTGGTTGTAGTTGTGGAGGAAGTGCTTGGGGTGGTAGTTCTTCAGTAGATTATTATTATGGTGAAGATGGGTCCGAAGGAACAGAAACCGGCTTGAGAGAAGCCTGTGGTGTTTTTGGTTGTGTTGCTGCCAATGATTGGCCAACACAACTTGATGTAGCTCAACTGATATCACTTGGATTGATTGGGTTGCAACATAG AGGGCAGGAAAGTGCTGGTATAATCACAAGTCATGGTGGATCCAAGTTCAGAAAACACAAAGGAATGGGCTTGGTGAGCACAATCTTTTACGACGACGTCTTGAAGAAACTCCATGGCAACCTAGGTATCGGCC ACCGGTATTCAACAGCTGGTGGTTCAGAACTGGTGAATTGTCAGCCGCTTGATGTGGAGACCATACATGGCAGGATTGCCGTAGCACACAATGGAGAGCTCATCAATGCAACATCTTTGAGAAAACAG GTACTAAATCATGGAGTTGGTCTTTCTTCAACATCAGACTCGGAACTAATGACACAGCTATTAGCTCTCTCACCACCCGACGGTGAACCAAACGGACCAAATTGGGTGGCTCGGATACGCCAGCTGATGAATCAAACGCCCATGGCATATGCGTTGCTTATCATGCACGAGGGCAGTATTTATGCTGTGCGAGATCCTTACGGCAATAGACCTTTGTGTATTGGAAGATTAATTAGCCATGCTGTGTATCCTG GAGAAAAGAATGGTGAATGTGAAGGCTGGGTGGTTTCATCAGAGTCATGTTGTTTTCAGTCAATTGGAGCAACATACTACAGAGAGGTTCAGCCAGGGGAGATAGTACAGATCAGTAAAGATGGTGTGAAAACGTTAGGCATCGTACCCAGAGAATCCAAAGCGCCCCCTGCATTCTGCATATTTGAATATGTGTATTTTTCTAGACCAGATAGTATTTATGAAG GCCAGATGGTGTATTCCGTGAGACAGAGATGTGGGCGTAGGTTAGCGTTAGAAGCTCCAGTAGACGCAGATCTTGTCAGCACAGTACCGGAGTCGGCAACACCAGCAGCTTTGGGGTATTCACAACAA TCTGGTATTCCATACATAGAAGTGCTCACCAAGAACCGTTACgttggcaggaccttcatccagcCTAGTACTAGATTAAGGCAGCTCGGTGTGGCAAAGAAATTTGGCGCCCTCACTGAGAACTTCATGGGAAAACGCATCGTGCTCATTGATGATTCAATTGTAAGAGGGAACACCATCAGTCCTATTATAAAGTTACTGAAATTGGCAGGAGCTAAGGAG GTACACATACGGGTAGCGTCACCACCAGTCAAGTTTCCCTGCTACATGGGCATCAACATACCAACGAAAGATGAGCTTGTCGCAAACAGATTTGATGCTGCATCTCTGGCCAAGCACTTTGGTGCTGACAGCATTGTGTATCTTACGGTAGATGGCCTCAAAGCCGCTGTGACCGAAGGGATCCCAAAAAACAAGGACAATAAACAACACAAATCCTTGCATTGTACTGCCTGTTTAACTGGAGAGTATCCAGTTGATTTAGATTGGTGA